In Elusimicrobiota bacterium, the following are encoded in one genomic region:
- the cobS gene encoding adenosylcobinamide-GDP ribazoletransferase, translating to MIKNFFSAIGLLTIIPVPKKYLQELKHPVIFFPVVGLLIGFILIGVNIVFSKFMPKLITDLFVLITLTVISGGIHIDGFADTIDGLYGGKNKYEIIRIMDDVHIGSIGMVGIVLLVLTKFCFIYSLPQEHVFKSLILMSVVSRFSMVLPIIISKPVKEGLGKMFINSSKLTDCLIASILALLLVFLCFKTTGLLVLIVIVLTTLLITKLFEHKIGGITGDNLGFINEISEVISLFLIIVLI from the coding sequence ATGATTAAAAATTTCTTTTCAGCAATTGGTTTATTAACAATTATACCTGTACCTAAAAAATATTTACAGGAATTGAAACACCCTGTAATATTCTTTCCTGTTGTGGGGTTGCTGATTGGTTTTATTTTAATTGGAGTAAATATTGTTTTCTCGAAATTCATGCCAAAGCTTATAACGGATTTGTTTGTTTTAATAACATTAACTGTTATATCAGGTGGGATACATATTGATGGTTTTGCTGATACGATTGACGGTCTTTATGGCGGGAAAAATAAATATGAAATTATCAGGATAATGGATGATGTGCATATCGGTAGTATTGGAATGGTAGGAATAGTTTTACTTGTTCTGACTAAATTTTGTTTTATTTATTCACTGCCTCAAGAACATGTTTTCAAATCATTAATTCTAATGTCAGTTGTCTCAAGATTTTCTATGGTTCTTCCTATAATTATCTCAAAACCTGTAAAAGAAGGGTTAGGAAAGATGTTTATAAATTCATCTAAACTAACAGATTGCTTAATTGCAAGTATTTTGGCGTTATTATTAGTTTTCTTATGTTTTAAAACCACAGGATTGTTAGTGTTAATTGTAATAGTATTGACTACTTTGCTTATAACAAAATTATTTGAACATAAAATCGGTGGAATTACCGGAGATAATCTGGGGTTTATAAATGAAATATCCGAAGTTATTTCATTGTTTTTAATTATTGTACTTATATGA
- the larE gene encoding ATP-dependent sacrificial sulfur transferase LarE: MLKLERDLKFKKLESLKRLLKKYKKILVAFSGGVDSAFLLKVAVDTLGKENVISVTAISPTYPENDLKIAKQIVGKYGNKNFFIKTGEMNNKKFVCNTKDRCFWCKNELFRKIHLMAKNNNIDVVCDGTNYSDKNDYRPGMLAAKKWNVRHPLLETKILKQEIRDMSRKFNLSTWNKDASPCIASRLPYGSKITKYKIERIKNAENELRKYKLRNLRIRDYSDTARIEVDEKQFRHIFNSGMYKKIVEILKKYKYTFITLDLEGYRTGSLNKVIKNKTLNH; encoded by the coding sequence TTGCTGAAATTGGAAAGAGATTTAAAGTTTAAAAAATTAGAAAGCTTAAAAAGATTATTGAAAAAATATAAAAAAATATTAGTTGCGTTTTCCGGTGGTGTTGATTCTGCTTTTCTGTTAAAAGTTGCGGTAGACACTCTCGGTAAAGAAAATGTTATATCTGTAACCGCTATCTCGCCGACATATCCGGAAAACGATTTAAAAATAGCAAAACAAATTGTTGGGAAATACGGCAACAAGAATTTCTTTATAAAAACCGGTGAAATGAATAACAAGAAATTTGTTTGTAATACAAAGGACAGGTGTTTTTGGTGTAAAAACGAACTTTTTAGAAAAATACATTTAATGGCTAAAAATAATAATATCGATGTAGTATGTGACGGCACTAATTATTCCGATAAAAATGATTACCGGCCGGGAATGTTGGCGGCAAAAAAATGGAATGTCAGGCACCCGTTGTTAGAAACCAAAATTTTAAAACAGGAAATCAGGGACATGTCCAGGAAATTCAATCTTTCGACCTGGAATAAAGATGCATCACCGTGCATTGCTTCAAGATTGCCATATGGGAGTAAAATTACAAAATATAAAATAGAAAGAATTAAAAATGCGGAAAATGAGTTAAGGAAATATAAATTGAGGAACCTCAGGATAAGAGATTATTCCGATACTGCAAGGATAGAGGTTGATGAGAAACAGTTCCGTCATATTTTTAACAGCGGTATGTATAAGAAAATAGTAGAAATATTAAAAAAATATAAATATACTTTTATTACTTTGGATTTGGAAGGGTACAGAACCGGTAGTTTAAATAAAGTGATAAAAAATAAAACGTTAAACCATTAA
- a CDS encoding cobalamin-binding protein, with protein sequence MMLKTIFFFLFLTNTTFAAEMPKRIISLLPSITEQLYLLNVEDEIVGVTTFCDYPEAAKKKEKIGTYMEPNLEKILSLKPDIVLASNIQPDVVNKLKKFGINVFAFIEPINFTQICEQFVQIAKITGREKKADNILNGVQQEVYKIRKKVKKKHSIFVEIGIDPLVTVGNKTFINEIVKTAGEINVFENTSSEYFRVNIEAIIERNPDIILAISGHGESENENDFWKKYKSINAVKNKRIYIIDANTLCRPTPIRYLESLKIISNFLQNKNEK encoded by the coding sequence ATGATGCTAAAAACTATTTTTTTCTTTTTATTTTTAACAAACACTACTTTTGCTGCTGAAATGCCGAAGAGAATAATTTCTCTTTTGCCGTCAATTACCGAGCAGCTTTATCTTTTGAATGTCGAAGATGAAATAGTCGGGGTTACAACTTTTTGCGATTACCCTGAAGCAGCAAAAAAGAAAGAAAAAATCGGGACATACATGGAACCTAATTTAGAAAAGATATTATCTCTTAAGCCGGATATTGTTTTGGCAAGCAATATACAGCCGGATGTTGTAAATAAGTTAAAAAAATTCGGCATAAATGTTTTTGCTTTTATAGAACCGATAAATTTTACACAAATATGCGAACAATTTGTCCAAATTGCAAAAATTACAGGAAGGGAAAAGAAAGCAGATAATATTCTAAACGGAGTACAGCAGGAAGTTTATAAAATCAGGAAAAAAGTAAAGAAAAAACATAGTATTTTTGTTGAAATCGGTATAGACCCTTTAGTAACTGTAGGAAATAAAACATTCATAAATGAAATTGTAAAAACTGCCGGTGAAATAAATGTTTTTGAAAATACATCAAGTGAATATTTCAGGGTAAATATAGAAGCGATTATAGAACGCAACCCGGATATAATCCTGGCGATTAGCGGTCATGGAGAGTCTGAAAATGAGAACGATTTCTGGAAAAAATATAAAAGTATAAATGCAGTAAAAAATAAAAGGATTTATATAATTGATGCGAATACCTTGTGCAGGCCTACGCCTATAAGATACCTTGAATCTTTAAAAATAATCAGTAATTTTCTACAAAATAAAAATGAAAAATAA
- a CDS encoding iron ABC transporter permease — MKNKTATISGLILLLLLVSFLSLLFGGTNISLSNIISVLNGKTTDTLLQTIIYQVRLPRIILCIVVGAGLAATGCVFQGILRNPLADPYTLGISGGASLGVTILIATGLANYGALYLPLSAFLGSLLTVFLIYIIASKKRFSVPILILGGVVLSFLFSSIVLFIFALSQSTDIHRTILWLMGDLSSADTNLIKIVSILVLFGIGLLLLFSRDLNILTLGEEKASHLGVNVEKSKKIFFVFSSLIVGACVSVSGIIGFVGLIIPHLSRKIVGPDHQVLIPVSALSGAIFLTICDTFARTIIKPVELPVGVITGIVGGLFFLIVLIRAKKWEIF; from the coding sequence ATGAAAAATAAAACTGCAACTATTTCAGGTTTAATACTTTTACTATTACTTGTATCTTTTCTTTCTTTGCTATTTGGCGGGACTAATATCTCATTAAGTAATATAATTTCCGTTTTAAACGGTAAAACAACCGATACATTGCTTCAAACAATTATATATCAGGTGCGTCTTCCAAGAATCATTTTGTGTATTGTTGTAGGTGCAGGATTAGCTGCAACCGGTTGTGTGTTTCAGGGAATCTTAAGGAATCCATTAGCTGACCCTTACACGCTCGGAATATCAGGTGGAGCATCATTGGGTGTAACTATCCTGATTGCTACCGGTTTAGCTAATTATGGGGCTTTATATTTGCCTTTATCTGCTTTCTTAGGTTCTTTATTGACCGTTTTCCTGATTTATATAATTGCTTCAAAAAAACGATTTTCTGTTCCTATCTTAATTTTGGGCGGAGTAGTTTTAAGTTTTCTTTTTTCTTCTATAGTGCTTTTCATTTTTGCATTATCTCAATCAACTGACATTCATAGAACTATTTTATGGTTGATGGGTGATTTATCTTCCGCAGATACAAATCTTATAAAAATTGTATCTATTTTAGTTCTTTTTGGAATTGGATTACTTTTATTGTTCAGCCGCGATTTAAATATTTTGACTTTAGGAGAAGAAAAAGCATCACATTTAGGGGTTAATGTAGAGAAAAGCAAAAAGATATTTTTTGTATTTTCGTCACTTATAGTCGGGGCTTGTGTTTCTGTATCAGGCATAATAGGTTTTGTAGGGCTAATTATACCTCATTTATCGAGAAAAATTGTAGGTCCGGACCACCAGGTTTTAATTCCAGTGTCTGCTCTTTCCGGAGCAATATTTCTTACTATTTGTGATACCTTTGCAAGGACAATTATTAAACCTGTAGAACTGCCTGTTGGTGTTATTACGGGGATTGTCGGCGGATTATTTTTTCTAATTGTTTTAATAAGAGCAAAAAAATGGGAAATATTTTAG
- a CDS encoding glycosyltransferase family 2 protein has translation MIYFYKKYKKDVPLLKPLEEPYYKITIQLPVYNEPNVVSRLIESIVKLDYPKEKLEIQVLDDSTDETQKIAKTSVEKYKKEGFNILYIHRDDRTGYKAGALQSGLSLATGEFIAIFDADFIPKYDFLKKLLPYFSSDNIGMVQARWGHTNRKYSLLTKIQAIILDGHFLIEHTARNRSGRFFNFNGTAGIWRKKAIEESGGWQSDTLTEDMDLSYRAQLKGWKFIFVPDVVTPAELPVDVNAFKTQQGRWAKGTIEVAKKLIGVILKSKTPFKVKAEAIFHLTSNFWHLYLAIISMVLLPAILVRLNTNHRDIFMIDMPIFLLSILSIAYFYYISQKELGYSFWDSIKYLPFLMSAGIGLAVNNSKFVLEGIYGYKTEFVRTPKYGITRDSLKKIKTKESRHGLIFYIEFAMAIYFTILLYLIIMTRLYMLIPIILLFQFGFVYFVVSSLVQSYKNN, from the coding sequence TTGATATACTTTTATAAAAAGTATAAAAAAGATGTGCCTCTCCTAAAACCTCTTGAAGAACCATACTACAAAATAACAATTCAACTGCCTGTTTACAACGAACCAAATGTTGTATCCCGCTTAATAGAAAGTATTGTAAAACTTGATTATCCGAAAGAAAAACTGGAAATCCAGGTTCTTGATGATTCTACTGATGAAACACAAAAAATAGCGAAAACATCTGTTGAAAAATATAAAAAAGAAGGTTTTAATATTCTATACATTCACAGAGATGATAGAACAGGATATAAAGCCGGAGCGTTACAAAGCGGTTTATCACTCGCAACCGGTGAATTTATTGCTATATTTGATGCGGATTTTATTCCGAAATATGATTTTTTAAAAAAGTTACTGCCATATTTTTCAAGCGATAACATCGGTATGGTACAAGCAAGATGGGGGCATACAAACAGGAAATATTCGCTTTTGACTAAAATACAGGCAATAATATTAGACGGGCATTTTTTAATAGAACATACTGCCAGAAATCGTTCCGGCAGGTTTTTTAATTTTAACGGAACAGCAGGGATTTGGCGAAAAAAAGCAATAGAAGAATCGGGCGGGTGGCAGAGTGATACGCTAACAGAAGATATGGATTTATCATATAGGGCACAATTAAAAGGCTGGAAATTTATTTTTGTTCCTGATGTTGTAACTCCCGCGGAACTTCCGGTAGATGTAAATGCGTTTAAAACTCAGCAAGGCAGATGGGCAAAAGGGACTATAGAAGTAGCGAAGAAATTAATTGGTGTAATATTAAAAAGTAAAACCCCTTTTAAGGTAAAAGCTGAAGCAATATTTCACCTAACAAGTAATTTCTGGCATTTGTATTTAGCAATAATATCAATGGTTTTGTTACCTGCGATTTTAGTCAGATTAAATACAAATCACAGGGATATTTTTATGATTGATATGCCGATATTTTTACTCAGCATTCTATCGATAGCATATTTTTATTATATCTCTCAAAAAGAACTTGGTTATAGTTTCTGGGATTCAATAAAATATCTTCCGTTTTTAATGTCAGCCGGAATAGGTCTTGCTGTAAATAATTCAAAGTTTGTTCTTGAAGGCATTTATGGATATAAAACTGAATTTGTAAGAACTCCTAAATACGGAATAACACGGGACTCTTTAAAAAAAATCAAAACCAAAGAATCGCGACATGGTTTAATATTTTATATTGAATTTGCAATGGCAATTTATTTTACAATCTTGTTATATCTGATTATAATGACACGACTCTACATGTTAATCCCTATTATTCTTCTTTTTCAGTTTGGTTTTGTGTATTTTGTAGTATCTTCTCTTGTACAATCTTATAAAAATAATTAA
- a CDS encoding TraR/DksA family transcriptional regulator: MNAKELSELKKNLIAKKNDLLKVVDGKKQKDLKEEHNVGDEIDAAGESEEKELIFGLTDNEKKLLDFIESALRKIEVGKYGVCERCSSKIPYKRLEAMPYARYCIKCQPKYEQKK; this comes from the coding sequence ATGAATGCTAAAGAATTAAGTGAATTAAAAAAGAATCTCATCGCCAAGAAAAATGATCTTTTGAAAGTTGTTGACGGTAAAAAACAAAAGGACTTAAAAGAAGAGCATAATGTTGGTGATGAGATAGATGCAGCAGGTGAAAGTGAAGAGAAAGAACTTATATTCGGACTTACTGATAATGAAAAGAAATTACTTGATTTCATTGAATCAGCTTTGCGAAAAATAGAAGTTGGCAAATACGGTGTTTGTGAAAGATGTTCGTCAAAAATCCCGTATAAAAGACTCGAAGCAATGCCTTATGCCAGATATTGCATAAAGTGTCAGCCAAAATACGAACAAAAAAAATAG
- a CDS encoding TonB-dependent receptor yields the protein MLNKVISTLCGKKIFSILLVLTFMGIIFAEETSVYIGLRKDVPVEKNPTNISVVNENDIIESDSGNVGEVLNTTTGITEVSKLGTIGSESTMRIRSGGDSSKQVLVMVDGRPVNDTSLGFANLTEIPTENIERVEVMRGPSSALYGANALGGVVNIITKKAIYEKPRTEIGYSYGSFNTKNYNMNFSAKPGKADIYLTASKNFTDGFRENSDYDNLNLSLKTGYNLGKYGDITLNNGLLNSRIGIPGTNNTPVSKFNNNNEVAASFPNAYERDKKYYNQLQHKININNITVETNIYNDYQRKRYKNPDAFTDSISQPSNLGLNLQVETLNDIVFGIERKVESFERFDLQVKTMNKIRENSAGYIQKTFEIKKLSLTPSVRYDYNSIYKESTNPRISSVYKLTDDIKLSANVGTAFRAPTFEESFSPYISWPASIWGNAGDTQGNVNIKPEKSVGTDFGIEYKKETLLSKITFFYTNVKDLIEWQKSFPTLNYEQWRPVNIGKAFSRGIEIEVQNDINKKLSQNINYTFLESMGKKTGTYKTLQYTPKHRLNYDLNYLAPKKIKANLKVEFTHRQDWEEWNDWMSAWEKHLVAGHTIVSLRLSREILQSEVFFAIDNILNKRYVSRENFPLPGRTYSTGVNLYLWD from the coding sequence ATGTTGAATAAAGTGATATCCACTTTATGTGGAAAAAAGATATTTAGCATATTATTAGTTTTAACGTTTATGGGAATTATTTTTGCGGAAGAAACCAGCGTGTATATCGGGCTCAGGAAAGATGTTCCTGTTGAAAAAAATCCGACAAATATTTCCGTTGTAAATGAAAATGATATTATTGAATCAGATTCAGGGAATGTGGGTGAAGTGCTAAATACGACAACGGGAATTACAGAAGTATCCAAATTAGGCACAATTGGTTCTGAATCAACAATGCGAATAAGGAGCGGCGGTGATTCATCAAAACAGGTTCTGGTAATGGTTGACGGAAGACCTGTTAATGATACATCGCTCGGGTTCGCAAATCTTACTGAAATACCAACCGAAAATATTGAGAGAGTTGAAGTTATGCGGGGACCATCTTCTGCCCTGTATGGTGCAAATGCTTTGGGTGGCGTTGTCAATATTATTACTAAAAAAGCGATATATGAAAAACCAAGAACAGAAATCGGTTATAGTTATGGAAGTTTCAACACTAAAAATTATAATATGAACTTTTCTGCTAAACCGGGAAAGGCGGATATTTACCTGACAGCAAGCAAGAATTTTACTGATGGTTTCAGGGAAAATTCCGACTATGATAATTTAAACTTATCCTTAAAAACAGGATATAATTTAGGGAAGTATGGCGATATAACACTTAACAATGGATTGTTGAATTCCAGAATCGGAATACCCGGAACTAATAATACACCGGTTAGTAAATTTAATAATAATAATGAAGTAGCAGCATCTTTTCCAAATGCATATGAAAGAGATAAAAAATATTACAATCAGCTCCAGCATAAAATAAATATAAACAACATAACTGTTGAAACAAATATTTATAATGATTATCAGAGAAAACGTTATAAAAATCCCGATGCCTTTACTGATAGTATTTCGCAACCTTCAAATCTCGGGTTAAACTTACAAGTTGAAACTCTTAATGATATCGTGTTCGGAATTGAAAGAAAAGTCGAAAGTTTTGAGAGATTTGATTTACAAGTTAAAACAATGAATAAAATCAGAGAAAATTCAGCCGGGTATATTCAGAAGACATTTGAAATTAAAAAATTATCACTAACACCCAGTGTTAGATATGATTATAATTCTATTTATAAAGAATCAACAAATCCCAGAATCTCTTCTGTATATAAATTAACTGATGATATAAAACTATCAGCAAATGTCGGGACTGCTTTCCGTGCACCTACTTTTGAAGAATCTTTTTCGCCATACATTTCCTGGCCGGCTTCAATTTGGGGAAATGCCGGAGATACGCAGGGAAATGTAAATATAAAACCAGAAAAATCAGTAGGGACGGATTTTGGTATAGAATATAAAAAAGAGACTTTATTATCGAAAATTACATTTTTTTATACAAATGTAAAAGATTTAATTGAGTGGCAGAAAAGTTTTCCGACGTTAAATTATGAACAATGGAGACCTGTAAATATAGGCAAAGCGTTTTCAAGAGGGATTGAAATTGAAGTTCAGAATGACATAAATAAGAAGCTATCCCAAAATATCAATTATACCTTTCTTGAAAGTATGGGAAAGAAAACAGGAACCTACAAAACTTTACAGTATACGCCAAAACACCGTTTGAATTACGATTTAAATTATTTGGCACCAAAAAAAATAAAAGCAAACTTAAAGGTTGAATTTACACACAGGCAGGACTGGGAGGAGTGGAATGATTGGATGTCTGCATGGGAAAAACATCTGGTTGCCGGACATACGATTGTAAGTTTAAGATTAAGCAGGGAAATTCTTCAGTCAGAAGTGTTCTTTGCTATCGATAACATTCTTAATAAAAGGTATGTTTCAAGGGAAAATTTCCCGCTTCCGGGAAGGACATATTCAACCGGTGTAAATTTGTATCTGTGGGATTAA
- a CDS encoding ABC transporter ATP-binding protein, with amino-acid sequence MGNILEVKNLVCGYDDKSIIKDLSFSVNDGDFIGVLGPNGSGKTTLFRALTKIIRHYKGEILLKGKNLSEISFSELARSVAVLPQFLNVIFPFTVEEYVCMGRFPYLKRFEKLGSSDMEIVEKAMVEFDVISLKEKKISELSGGERQRVFLAQAIAQQPKILLLDEPITHLDIKHQVEIMDILKNMNTNGITILSIMHDLNLASEYCNRIILIKEGRVSADGKPESVLNYKLIEDVYNTIVVVKENPISKKPYVVLVSNLPAGKQA; translated from the coding sequence ATGGGAAATATTTTAGAAGTAAAAAATCTTGTTTGCGGTTATGATGACAAATCTATAATAAAAGACCTGTCTTTTTCTGTGAACGACGGTGATTTTATAGGGGTTTTGGGTCCTAACGGCTCCGGGAAAACAACTCTTTTTAGAGCGCTCACTAAAATAATAAGACATTATAAAGGGGAAATATTATTAAAAGGAAAGAATCTTTCTGAAATCTCTTTTAGTGAACTTGCAAGAAGTGTAGCGGTGCTTCCCCAGTTTTTAAACGTAATATTTCCTTTTACCGTAGAAGAATATGTTTGCATGGGCAGATTTCCATATTTAAAACGTTTTGAGAAATTAGGAAGCAGCGATATGGAAATAGTAGAAAAAGCTATGGTTGAATTTGATGTAATATCTTTAAAAGAAAAAAAAATCAGCGAACTTTCAGGTGGTGAAAGACAAAGAGTCTTTTTAGCACAAGCTATCGCACAACAGCCAAAAATACTGCTTTTGGATGAACCGATAACACATTTGGACATAAAACATCAGGTGGAAATAATGGACATACTAAAGAATATGAATACAAATGGTATAACAATATTATCAATAATGCACGATTTAAATCTTGCGTCTGAATATTGTAATCGTATAATTCTTATAAAAGAAGGCAGAGTTTCTGCTGACGGGAAACCTGAAAGTGTCTTGAACTACAAACTCATTGAAGATGTTTATAATACAATTGTTGTTGTCAAAGAAAATCCTATTTCAAAAAAGCCGTATGTTGTATTAGTGTCAAACCTGCCTGCCGGCAAGCAGGCATGA
- a CDS encoding flavin reductase family protein, which translates to MHKNIKPASACQLINHSPVVLVTTVDKKGDPNIMTLAWTTMVNTEPPLLAIVIGQQAYSQKSIKETKEFVLNIPDSKLMKSVLYCGSTTGKNTNKFEKTGLTQIISKKVKAPKIKECFAHVECKVIKEYKYSDVMLFIAKIVYADADNKYFDGYLKTDKIKTIHHLGGGWFAEIGKRFKV; encoded by the coding sequence ATGCATAAAAATATAAAACCTGCAAGTGCATGCCAATTGATAAATCACAGTCCCGTTGTTTTGGTTACGACAGTAGATAAAAAGGGGGACCCTAATATAATGACTCTTGCCTGGACAACAATGGTAAATACTGAACCACCGTTATTGGCAATTGTAATAGGGCAACAGGCGTATTCACAAAAATCAATAAAAGAAACGAAAGAATTTGTATTAAATATACCTGATAGTAAGTTAATGAAAAGCGTTCTATACTGCGGTTCAACAACCGGGAAAAATACAAATAAATTCGAAAAAACAGGTCTGACTCAAATTATTTCAAAAAAAGTCAAAGCACCTAAAATAAAGGAATGTTTTGCACATGTTGAATGCAAGGTGATAAAAGAATATAAGTATTCCGATGTTATGCTATTCATTGCAAAAATTGTTTATGCAGATGCAGACAATAAGTATTTTGACGGTTACTTAAAAACAGATAAGATAAAAACGATTCATCATTTAGGGGGAGGATGGTTTGCTGAAATTGGAAAGAGATTTAAAGTTTAA
- a CDS encoding aminotransferase class I/II-fold pyridoxal phosphate-dependent enzyme, producing MKRSQESAPLFETVFNHAKKRMISFHTPGHKNGRSIDKKLLDFTGKNVYYFDVTVFPEVDSLHDTTGCIKQAQELMAKAYGVEHSFFLVNGSSVGNQAMFLSACKPGDSVILSRNLHKSVLSGIILTGIWPIWLQPQIDQNLDIILDAEPDQIAEAIKKFPEAKAVFITSPTYNGVTSDLLEIANICHKNNKLLLVDEAHGPHLRFHRDFPISAVESGADMVVQSVHKILSAMSQGSVLHVNSDRIDVSRVRKVVSMLQTTSPNYLILSSIDLARRQAVMHGEKLLGQIISSAEYGRKKINRLKNLSCFTREDIRSRGYDLDVTKLTVNVTKTGLSGLEVEDLLNENYNIQVDCADIFNLIAIMGIGSTQSDVNKLVKALEDIDKKHHGTKKNWDLNLPSLTTEMVLIPRDVFLSKESKRVPLNKAVGHISAQSLTPYPPGIPILIPGERITREICDYLYELSKNDIRVSGQETDALKTVKVVK from the coding sequence ATGAAAAGAAGCCAGGAAAGCGCGCCCTTATTTGAAACTGTTTTTAATCATGCAAAAAAACGCATGATTTCCTTTCACACACCGGGACATAAAAATGGAAGGAGCATTGATAAAAAGCTTTTAGATTTTACCGGTAAAAATGTATATTATTTTGATGTAACTGTTTTCCCTGAAGTTGATTCTTTACATGACACAACTGGATGTATAAAACAGGCACAGGAATTAATGGCAAAGGCATACGGGGTTGAACATTCTTTCTTTCTTGTTAATGGTTCTTCCGTAGGTAACCAGGCGATGTTTTTATCTGCTTGCAAACCGGGTGATTCTGTCATTCTTTCCAGAAACCTCCACAAGTCTGTTTTAAGCGGGATAATATTAACCGGCATTTGGCCTATATGGCTTCAACCGCAGATAGATCAGAATCTTGATATTATTCTTGATGCTGAACCGGATCAGATAGCAGAAGCAATCAAAAAGTTCCCGGAAGCAAAAGCGGTTTTTATTACAAGTCCAACCTACAACGGTGTAACAAGTGATCTTTTGGAAATAGCAAATATCTGTCACAAAAACAATAAACTACTGCTTGTTGATGAGGCACATGGTCCTCATTTAAGGTTTCACAGGGATTTTCCTATATCAGCCGTAGAATCCGGTGCTGATATGGTAGTTCAATCAGTTCATAAAATTTTATCTGCAATGTCACAGGGCTCAGTTCTTCACGTTAATTCTGACAGAATAGATGTAAGCAGGGTTAGAAAGGTTGTTTCAATGCTTCAAACAACAAGTCCCAATTATCTTATTCTTTCATCGATTGACCTCGCCAGAAGACAGGCAGTTATGCACGGTGAAAAACTTTTAGGACAAATTATTTCTTCGGCAGAATACGGGAGAAAAAAGATTAACCGGCTGAAAAATCTATCATGCTTTACCCGCGAGGATATCAGGTCAAGAGGCTACGATTTAGATGTAACCAAACTTACGGTTAATGTAACAAAGACAGGTCTTAGCGGTTTAGAAGTGGAAGATTTGTTAAATGAAAATTATAATATTCAGGTTGATTGTGCCGATATTTTTAATCTTATTGCAATAATGGGGATCGGTTCAACACAATCGGATGTAAATAAACTCGTAAAAGCACTTGAAGATATTGATAAAAAACATCATGGAACAAAAAAGAATTGGGACCTGAATTTACCATCTCTGACAACTGAAATGGTATTGATTCCGAGAGATGTTTTCCTTTCAAAAGAATCTAAAAGAGTTCCGTTAAATAAAGCAGTAGGACATATTAGTGCCCAGTCTCTTACTCCGTATCCTCCGGGAATTCCCATTCTAATTCCGGGTGAAAGAATTACCCGCGAAATATGCGATTATCTTTACGAGTTATCAAAAAATGATATACGGGTAAGCGGGCAGGAAACAGACGCACTTAAGACAGTAAAGGTTGTAAAATAA